A single genomic interval of Syngnathoides biaculeatus isolate LvHL_M chromosome 1, ASM1980259v1, whole genome shotgun sequence harbors:
- the ago3b gene encoding protein argonaute-3 isoform X4 gives MESGTTGAVSAQALFSLPQRPGYGTVGKPIKLLANCFQVDIPKIDVYLYEVDIKPDKCPRRVNREVVDSMVKHFKVTIFGDHLPVYDGKRSLYTANPLPVATGGVDLDVTLPGEGGKDRPFKVTVRFVSLVSWHLLHEVLMGRGVAEPLDLEKPISTNPVHAVDVVLRHLPSMKYTPVGRSFFSSPEGYDHPLGGGREVWFGFHQSIRPAMWKMMLNIDVSATAFYKAQPVIQFMCEVLDIHNIDEQPRPLTDSHRVKFTKEIKGLKVEVTHCGTMRRKYRVCNVTRRPASLQTFPLQLENGQTVERTVAQYFREKYSLHLKYPHLPCLQVGQEQKHTYLPLEVCNVVAGQRCIKKLTDNQTSTMIKATARSAPDRQEEISRLVRSANYDADPFVQEFQFHIRDEMAQVTGRVLPAPMLQYGGRNRTVATPSHGVWDMRGKQFHTGVEIKIWAIACFATQRQCREEILKSFTDQLRKISKDAGMPIQGQPCFCKYAQGADSVEPMFRHLKNTYLGLQLIIVILPGKTPVYAEVKRVGDTLLGMATQCVQVKNVVKTSPQTLSNLCLKINVKLGGINNILVPHQRPSVFQQPIIFLGADVTHPPAGDGKKPSIAAVVGSMDAHPSRYCATVRVQRPRQEVIQDLASMVRELLIQFYKSTRYKPTRIIFYRDGVSEGQFRQVLYYELLAIREACISLEKEYQPGITYIVVQKRHHTRLFCADRNERVGRSGNIPAGTTVDTDITHPHEFDFYLCSHAGIQGTSRPSHYHVLWDDNCFTADEFQLLTYQLCHTYVRCTRSVSIPAPAYYAHLVAFRARYHLVDKEHDSAEGSHISGQSNGRDPLALAKAVQIHHDTLRTMYFA, from the exons ATGGAAAGCGGAACAACAG GAGCCGTTAGTGCCCAAGCCCTTTTTTCATTGCCGCAGCGTCCCGGCTATGGCACCGTTGGGAAGCCCATCAAGCTTCTTGCAAACTGTTTCCAGGTTGACATCCCCAAGATCGATGTCTACCTCTATGAGGTTGACATCAAACCTGACAAATGTCCTCGCCGGGTCAACAG GGAGGTGGTGGACTCCATGGTTAAGCATTTCAAGGTGACCATCTTTGGTGACCATCTTCCAGTTTATGATGGGAAGAGAAGCCTCTACACTGCGAACCCACTCCCTGTTGCCACTGGTGGG GTTGATTTGGACGTCACCCTCCCAGGGGAAGGTGGCAAAGACCGCCCATTTAAGGTCACAGTGCGGTTTGTGTCGTTGGTCAGCTGGCATCTGTTGCATGAGGTCCTGATGGGACGTGGCGTCGCTGAACCGCTGGATCTCGAAAAACCAATCAGCACCAACCCAGTTCATGCTGTTGATGTGGTTCTTCGCCACCTGCCCTCCATGAA GTATACCCCTGTCGGCCGATCCTTCTTTTCCTCCCCAGAGGGCTACGACCACCCGCTCGGTGGAGGAAGAGAGGTTTGGTTTGGCTTTCATCAGTCCATACGGCCGGCAATGTGGAAAATGATGCTCAATATTGATG TGTCAGCCACTGCTTTTTATAAAGCCCAGCCAGTCATCCAGTTCATGTGTGAGGTCCTGGACATTCACAATATTGATGAGCAGCCGCGCCCACTCACTGATTCCCACAGGGTCAAATTCACCAAAGAAATCAAAG GTCTGAAAGTAGAAGTGACACACTGCGGAACAATGCGTAGGAAGTATCGAGTTTGCAACGTAACACGGCGCCCTGCAAGCCTCCAAAC TTTTCCTTTGCAACTGGAGAACGGTCAGACCGTTGAACGCACGGTGGCACAATACTTCAGAGAGAAATACAGCCTGCATCTCAAGTATCCCCACCTGCCTTGCCTGCAGGTGGGCCAAGAACAGAAACACACCTACCTGCCCCTTGAG gtaTGCAATGTTGTTGCCGGTCAGCGCTGCATTAAAAAGCTGACGGATAACCAAACATCCACCATGATAAAAGCAACAGCCCGTTCCGCCCCAGACAGACAGGAGGAAATCAGCCGGCTG GTGCGTAGTGCAAATTATGATGCTGACCCATTTGTCCAAGAGTTCCAGTTCCACATACGCGATGAGATGGCTCAGGTGACCGGCCGCGTCCTGCCGGCCCCCATGCTGCAGTATGGCGGCAGG AACCGCACAGTAGCCACACCCAGTCACGGGGTGTGGGACATGAGGGGGAAGCAGTTCCACACCGGTGTGGAGATCAAGATATGGGCCATTGCCTGTTTCGCCACTCAGAGGCAGTGTCGTGAAGAGATTCTCAA gAGCTTTACCGATCAGCTGCGGAAAATCTCAAAAGATGCTGGCATGCCAATTCAGGGTCAGCCGTGCTTCTGTAAATACGCCCAAGGTGCTGACAGCGTGGAGCCGATGTTCAGACACCTGAAGAACACATATCTGGGGCTGCAGCTAATCATTGTAATCCTCCCAGGGAAAACTCCCGTCTACG CTGAGGTGAAGCGGGTTGGAGACACCCTGCTGGGCATGGCCACTCAGTGTGTCCAGGTGAAGAACGTAGTTAAGACCTCACCACAGACCTTGTCCAACCTCTGCCTCAAGATCAACGTCAAACTCGGAGGCATCAACAACATCCTGGTTCCTCATCAGCG ACCTTCCGTGTTCCAGCAGCCAATCATCTTCCTCGGCGCTGACGTCACTCATCCTCCAGCAGGAGATGGGAAGAAGCCATCAATCGCAGCG gTTGTCGGTAGCATGGACGCTCACCCCAGCAGGTATTGCGCTACTGTGCGAGTCCAGAGGCCCAGACAAGAGGTCATTCAAGACTTGGCCTCCATGGTGCGAGAGCTCTTGATCCAGTTCTATAAATCCACTCGCTACAAGCCAACCAGGATTATCTTTTATAGAGATGGGGTGTCCGAAGGCCAGTTTCGACAG GTGCTATATTATGAGCTCCTAGCTATCAGAGAGGCAtgcatcagtctggaaaaggaaTACCAGCCGGGAATTACTTACATTGTTGTCCAAAAACGACATCACACTCGCCTCTTCTGTGCGGATCGCAATGAGCGG GTCGGGAGAAGCGGAAACATTCCTGCCGGTACAACAGTGGACACTGACATCACCCACCCTCATGAGTTTGACTTTTACCTCTGCAGTCATGCTGGAATCCAG GGCACAAGCAGGCCATCGCACTACCACGTGCTGTGGGACGACAACTGTTTCACCGCCGACGAGTTCCAGCTCCTGACTTATCAGCTGTGCCACACATACGTCCGCTGCACTCGCTCCGTCTCCATCCCGGCACCCGCCTACTACGCCCACCTTGTGGCCTTCCGTGCACGCTACCACCTGGTGGACAAAGAACACGACAG TGCGGAGGGCAGCCACATCTCAGGGCAAAGTAACGGCAGGGATCCTCTGGCGCTGGCCAAGGCCGTTCAGATCCACCACGACACGCTGAGGACCATGTACTTCGCCTGA
- the ago3b gene encoding protein argonaute-3 isoform X3 encodes MSCMCGVAGAVSAQALFSLPQRPGYGTVGKPIKLLANCFQVDIPKIDVYLYEVDIKPDKCPRRVNREVVDSMVKHFKVTIFGDHLPVYDGKRSLYTANPLPVATGGVDLDVTLPGEGGKDRPFKVTVRFVSLVSWHLLHEVLMGRGVAEPLDLEKPISTNPVHAVDVVLRHLPSMKYTPVGRSFFSSPEGYDHPLGGGREVWFGFHQSIRPAMWKMMLNIDVSATAFYKAQPVIQFMCEVLDIHNIDEQPRPLTDSHRVKFTKEIKGLKVEVTHCGTMRRKYRVCNVTRRPASLQTFPLQLENGQTVERTVAQYFREKYSLHLKYPHLPCLQVGQEQKHTYLPLEVCNVVAGQRCIKKLTDNQTSTMIKATARSAPDRQEEISRLVRSANYDADPFVQEFQFHIRDEMAQVTGRVLPAPMLQYGGRNRTVATPSHGVWDMRGKQFHTGVEIKIWAIACFATQRQCREEILKSFTDQLRKISKDAGMPIQGQPCFCKYAQGADSVEPMFRHLKNTYLGLQLIIVILPGKTPVYAEVKRVGDTLLGMATQCVQVKNVVKTSPQTLSNLCLKINVKLGGINNILVPHQRPSVFQQPIIFLGADVTHPPAGDGKKPSIAAVVGSMDAHPSRYCATVRVQRPRQEVIQDLASMVRELLIQFYKSTRYKPTRIIFYRDGVSEGQFRQVLYYELLAIREACISLEKEYQPGITYIVVQKRHHTRLFCADRNERVGRSGNIPAGTTVDTDITHPHEFDFYLCSHAGIQGTSRPSHYHVLWDDNCFTADEFQLLTYQLCHTYVRCTRSVSIPAPAYYAHLVAFRARYHLVDKEHDSAEGSHISGQSNGRDPLALAKAVQIHHDTLRTMYFA; translated from the exons ATGTCCTGTATGTGCGGTGTTGCAGGAGCCGTTAGTGCCCAAGCCCTTTTTTCATTGCCGCAGCGTCCCGGCTATGGCACCGTTGGGAAGCCCATCAAGCTTCTTGCAAACTGTTTCCAGGTTGACATCCCCAAGATCGATGTCTACCTCTATGAGGTTGACATCAAACCTGACAAATGTCCTCGCCGGGTCAACAG GGAGGTGGTGGACTCCATGGTTAAGCATTTCAAGGTGACCATCTTTGGTGACCATCTTCCAGTTTATGATGGGAAGAGAAGCCTCTACACTGCGAACCCACTCCCTGTTGCCACTGGTGGG GTTGATTTGGACGTCACCCTCCCAGGGGAAGGTGGCAAAGACCGCCCATTTAAGGTCACAGTGCGGTTTGTGTCGTTGGTCAGCTGGCATCTGTTGCATGAGGTCCTGATGGGACGTGGCGTCGCTGAACCGCTGGATCTCGAAAAACCAATCAGCACCAACCCAGTTCATGCTGTTGATGTGGTTCTTCGCCACCTGCCCTCCATGAA GTATACCCCTGTCGGCCGATCCTTCTTTTCCTCCCCAGAGGGCTACGACCACCCGCTCGGTGGAGGAAGAGAGGTTTGGTTTGGCTTTCATCAGTCCATACGGCCGGCAATGTGGAAAATGATGCTCAATATTGATG TGTCAGCCACTGCTTTTTATAAAGCCCAGCCAGTCATCCAGTTCATGTGTGAGGTCCTGGACATTCACAATATTGATGAGCAGCCGCGCCCACTCACTGATTCCCACAGGGTCAAATTCACCAAAGAAATCAAAG GTCTGAAAGTAGAAGTGACACACTGCGGAACAATGCGTAGGAAGTATCGAGTTTGCAACGTAACACGGCGCCCTGCAAGCCTCCAAAC TTTTCCTTTGCAACTGGAGAACGGTCAGACCGTTGAACGCACGGTGGCACAATACTTCAGAGAGAAATACAGCCTGCATCTCAAGTATCCCCACCTGCCTTGCCTGCAGGTGGGCCAAGAACAGAAACACACCTACCTGCCCCTTGAG gtaTGCAATGTTGTTGCCGGTCAGCGCTGCATTAAAAAGCTGACGGATAACCAAACATCCACCATGATAAAAGCAACAGCCCGTTCCGCCCCAGACAGACAGGAGGAAATCAGCCGGCTG GTGCGTAGTGCAAATTATGATGCTGACCCATTTGTCCAAGAGTTCCAGTTCCACATACGCGATGAGATGGCTCAGGTGACCGGCCGCGTCCTGCCGGCCCCCATGCTGCAGTATGGCGGCAGG AACCGCACAGTAGCCACACCCAGTCACGGGGTGTGGGACATGAGGGGGAAGCAGTTCCACACCGGTGTGGAGATCAAGATATGGGCCATTGCCTGTTTCGCCACTCAGAGGCAGTGTCGTGAAGAGATTCTCAA gAGCTTTACCGATCAGCTGCGGAAAATCTCAAAAGATGCTGGCATGCCAATTCAGGGTCAGCCGTGCTTCTGTAAATACGCCCAAGGTGCTGACAGCGTGGAGCCGATGTTCAGACACCTGAAGAACACATATCTGGGGCTGCAGCTAATCATTGTAATCCTCCCAGGGAAAACTCCCGTCTACG CTGAGGTGAAGCGGGTTGGAGACACCCTGCTGGGCATGGCCACTCAGTGTGTCCAGGTGAAGAACGTAGTTAAGACCTCACCACAGACCTTGTCCAACCTCTGCCTCAAGATCAACGTCAAACTCGGAGGCATCAACAACATCCTGGTTCCTCATCAGCG ACCTTCCGTGTTCCAGCAGCCAATCATCTTCCTCGGCGCTGACGTCACTCATCCTCCAGCAGGAGATGGGAAGAAGCCATCAATCGCAGCG gTTGTCGGTAGCATGGACGCTCACCCCAGCAGGTATTGCGCTACTGTGCGAGTCCAGAGGCCCAGACAAGAGGTCATTCAAGACTTGGCCTCCATGGTGCGAGAGCTCTTGATCCAGTTCTATAAATCCACTCGCTACAAGCCAACCAGGATTATCTTTTATAGAGATGGGGTGTCCGAAGGCCAGTTTCGACAG GTGCTATATTATGAGCTCCTAGCTATCAGAGAGGCAtgcatcagtctggaaaaggaaTACCAGCCGGGAATTACTTACATTGTTGTCCAAAAACGACATCACACTCGCCTCTTCTGTGCGGATCGCAATGAGCGG GTCGGGAGAAGCGGAAACATTCCTGCCGGTACAACAGTGGACACTGACATCACCCACCCTCATGAGTTTGACTTTTACCTCTGCAGTCATGCTGGAATCCAG GGCACAAGCAGGCCATCGCACTACCACGTGCTGTGGGACGACAACTGTTTCACCGCCGACGAGTTCCAGCTCCTGACTTATCAGCTGTGCCACACATACGTCCGCTGCACTCGCTCCGTCTCCATCCCGGCACCCGCCTACTACGCCCACCTTGTGGCCTTCCGTGCACGCTACCACCTGGTGGACAAAGAACACGACAG TGCGGAGGGCAGCCACATCTCAGGGCAAAGTAACGGCAGGGATCCTCTGGCGCTGGCCAAGGCCGTTCAGATCCACCACGACACGCTGAGGACCATGTACTTCGCCTGA
- the ago3b gene encoding protein argonaute-3 isoform X1 yields MSCMCGVAGAVSAQALFSLPQRPGYGTVGKPIKLLANCFQVDIPKIDVYLYEVDIKPDKCPRRVNREVVDSMVKHFKVTIFGDHLPVYDGKRSLYTANPLPVATGGVDLDVTLPGEGGKDRPFKVTVRFVSLVSWHLLHEVLMGRGVAEPLDLEKPISTNPVHAVDVVLRHLPSMKYTPVGRSFFSSPEGYDHPLGGGREVWFGFHQSIRPAMWKMMLNIDVSATAFYKAQPVIQFMCEVLDIHNIDEQPRPLTDSHRVKFTKEIKGLKVEVTHCGTMRRKYRVCNVTRRPASLQTFPLQLENGQTVERTVAQYFREKYSLHLKYPHLPCLQVGQEQKHTYLPLEVCNVVAGQRCIKKLTDNQTSTMIKATARSAPDRQEEISRLVRSANYDADPFVQEFQFHIRDEMAQVTGRVLPAPMLQYGGRVSSEPYMNRTVATPSHGVWDMRGKQFHTGVEIKIWAIACFATQRQCREEILKSFTDQLRKISKDAGMPIQGQPCFCKYAQGADSVEPMFRHLKNTYLGLQLIIVILPGKTPVYAEVKRVGDTLLGMATQCVQVKNVVKTSPQTLSNLCLKINVKLGGINNILVPHQRPSVFQQPIIFLGADVTHPPAGDGKKPSIAAVVGSMDAHPSRYCATVRVQRPRQEVIQDLASMVRELLIQFYKSTRYKPTRIIFYRDGVSEGQFRQVLYYELLAIREACISLEKEYQPGITYIVVQKRHHTRLFCADRNERVGRSGNIPAGTTVDTDITHPHEFDFYLCSHAGIQGTSRPSHYHVLWDDNCFTADEFQLLTYQLCHTYVRCTRSVSIPAPAYYAHLVAFRARYHLVDKEHDSAEGSHISGQSNGRDPLALAKAVQIHHDTLRTMYFA; encoded by the exons ATGTCCTGTATGTGCGGTGTTGCAGGAGCCGTTAGTGCCCAAGCCCTTTTTTCATTGCCGCAGCGTCCCGGCTATGGCACCGTTGGGAAGCCCATCAAGCTTCTTGCAAACTGTTTCCAGGTTGACATCCCCAAGATCGATGTCTACCTCTATGAGGTTGACATCAAACCTGACAAATGTCCTCGCCGGGTCAACAG GGAGGTGGTGGACTCCATGGTTAAGCATTTCAAGGTGACCATCTTTGGTGACCATCTTCCAGTTTATGATGGGAAGAGAAGCCTCTACACTGCGAACCCACTCCCTGTTGCCACTGGTGGG GTTGATTTGGACGTCACCCTCCCAGGGGAAGGTGGCAAAGACCGCCCATTTAAGGTCACAGTGCGGTTTGTGTCGTTGGTCAGCTGGCATCTGTTGCATGAGGTCCTGATGGGACGTGGCGTCGCTGAACCGCTGGATCTCGAAAAACCAATCAGCACCAACCCAGTTCATGCTGTTGATGTGGTTCTTCGCCACCTGCCCTCCATGAA GTATACCCCTGTCGGCCGATCCTTCTTTTCCTCCCCAGAGGGCTACGACCACCCGCTCGGTGGAGGAAGAGAGGTTTGGTTTGGCTTTCATCAGTCCATACGGCCGGCAATGTGGAAAATGATGCTCAATATTGATG TGTCAGCCACTGCTTTTTATAAAGCCCAGCCAGTCATCCAGTTCATGTGTGAGGTCCTGGACATTCACAATATTGATGAGCAGCCGCGCCCACTCACTGATTCCCACAGGGTCAAATTCACCAAAGAAATCAAAG GTCTGAAAGTAGAAGTGACACACTGCGGAACAATGCGTAGGAAGTATCGAGTTTGCAACGTAACACGGCGCCCTGCAAGCCTCCAAAC TTTTCCTTTGCAACTGGAGAACGGTCAGACCGTTGAACGCACGGTGGCACAATACTTCAGAGAGAAATACAGCCTGCATCTCAAGTATCCCCACCTGCCTTGCCTGCAGGTGGGCCAAGAACAGAAACACACCTACCTGCCCCTTGAG gtaTGCAATGTTGTTGCCGGTCAGCGCTGCATTAAAAAGCTGACGGATAACCAAACATCCACCATGATAAAAGCAACAGCCCGTTCCGCCCCAGACAGACAGGAGGAAATCAGCCGGCTG GTGCGTAGTGCAAATTATGATGCTGACCCATTTGTCCAAGAGTTCCAGTTCCACATACGCGATGAGATGGCTCAGGTGACCGGCCGCGTCCTGCCGGCCCCCATGCTGCAGTATGGCGGCAGGGTGAGCTCCGAACCCTATATG AACCGCACAGTAGCCACACCCAGTCACGGGGTGTGGGACATGAGGGGGAAGCAGTTCCACACCGGTGTGGAGATCAAGATATGGGCCATTGCCTGTTTCGCCACTCAGAGGCAGTGTCGTGAAGAGATTCTCAA gAGCTTTACCGATCAGCTGCGGAAAATCTCAAAAGATGCTGGCATGCCAATTCAGGGTCAGCCGTGCTTCTGTAAATACGCCCAAGGTGCTGACAGCGTGGAGCCGATGTTCAGACACCTGAAGAACACATATCTGGGGCTGCAGCTAATCATTGTAATCCTCCCAGGGAAAACTCCCGTCTACG CTGAGGTGAAGCGGGTTGGAGACACCCTGCTGGGCATGGCCACTCAGTGTGTCCAGGTGAAGAACGTAGTTAAGACCTCACCACAGACCTTGTCCAACCTCTGCCTCAAGATCAACGTCAAACTCGGAGGCATCAACAACATCCTGGTTCCTCATCAGCG ACCTTCCGTGTTCCAGCAGCCAATCATCTTCCTCGGCGCTGACGTCACTCATCCTCCAGCAGGAGATGGGAAGAAGCCATCAATCGCAGCG gTTGTCGGTAGCATGGACGCTCACCCCAGCAGGTATTGCGCTACTGTGCGAGTCCAGAGGCCCAGACAAGAGGTCATTCAAGACTTGGCCTCCATGGTGCGAGAGCTCTTGATCCAGTTCTATAAATCCACTCGCTACAAGCCAACCAGGATTATCTTTTATAGAGATGGGGTGTCCGAAGGCCAGTTTCGACAG GTGCTATATTATGAGCTCCTAGCTATCAGAGAGGCAtgcatcagtctggaaaaggaaTACCAGCCGGGAATTACTTACATTGTTGTCCAAAAACGACATCACACTCGCCTCTTCTGTGCGGATCGCAATGAGCGG GTCGGGAGAAGCGGAAACATTCCTGCCGGTACAACAGTGGACACTGACATCACCCACCCTCATGAGTTTGACTTTTACCTCTGCAGTCATGCTGGAATCCAG GGCACAAGCAGGCCATCGCACTACCACGTGCTGTGGGACGACAACTGTTTCACCGCCGACGAGTTCCAGCTCCTGACTTATCAGCTGTGCCACACATACGTCCGCTGCACTCGCTCCGTCTCCATCCCGGCACCCGCCTACTACGCCCACCTTGTGGCCTTCCGTGCACGCTACCACCTGGTGGACAAAGAACACGACAG TGCGGAGGGCAGCCACATCTCAGGGCAAAGTAACGGCAGGGATCCTCTGGCGCTGGCCAAGGCCGTTCAGATCCACCACGACACGCTGAGGACCATGTACTTCGCCTGA
- the ago3b gene encoding protein argonaute-3 isoform X2: MESGTTGAVSAQALFSLPQRPGYGTVGKPIKLLANCFQVDIPKIDVYLYEVDIKPDKCPRRVNREVVDSMVKHFKVTIFGDHLPVYDGKRSLYTANPLPVATGGVDLDVTLPGEGGKDRPFKVTVRFVSLVSWHLLHEVLMGRGVAEPLDLEKPISTNPVHAVDVVLRHLPSMKYTPVGRSFFSSPEGYDHPLGGGREVWFGFHQSIRPAMWKMMLNIDVSATAFYKAQPVIQFMCEVLDIHNIDEQPRPLTDSHRVKFTKEIKGLKVEVTHCGTMRRKYRVCNVTRRPASLQTFPLQLENGQTVERTVAQYFREKYSLHLKYPHLPCLQVGQEQKHTYLPLEVCNVVAGQRCIKKLTDNQTSTMIKATARSAPDRQEEISRLVRSANYDADPFVQEFQFHIRDEMAQVTGRVLPAPMLQYGGRVSSEPYMNRTVATPSHGVWDMRGKQFHTGVEIKIWAIACFATQRQCREEILKSFTDQLRKISKDAGMPIQGQPCFCKYAQGADSVEPMFRHLKNTYLGLQLIIVILPGKTPVYAEVKRVGDTLLGMATQCVQVKNVVKTSPQTLSNLCLKINVKLGGINNILVPHQRPSVFQQPIIFLGADVTHPPAGDGKKPSIAAVVGSMDAHPSRYCATVRVQRPRQEVIQDLASMVRELLIQFYKSTRYKPTRIIFYRDGVSEGQFRQVLYYELLAIREACISLEKEYQPGITYIVVQKRHHTRLFCADRNERVGRSGNIPAGTTVDTDITHPHEFDFYLCSHAGIQGTSRPSHYHVLWDDNCFTADEFQLLTYQLCHTYVRCTRSVSIPAPAYYAHLVAFRARYHLVDKEHDSAEGSHISGQSNGRDPLALAKAVQIHHDTLRTMYFA; encoded by the exons ATGGAAAGCGGAACAACAG GAGCCGTTAGTGCCCAAGCCCTTTTTTCATTGCCGCAGCGTCCCGGCTATGGCACCGTTGGGAAGCCCATCAAGCTTCTTGCAAACTGTTTCCAGGTTGACATCCCCAAGATCGATGTCTACCTCTATGAGGTTGACATCAAACCTGACAAATGTCCTCGCCGGGTCAACAG GGAGGTGGTGGACTCCATGGTTAAGCATTTCAAGGTGACCATCTTTGGTGACCATCTTCCAGTTTATGATGGGAAGAGAAGCCTCTACACTGCGAACCCACTCCCTGTTGCCACTGGTGGG GTTGATTTGGACGTCACCCTCCCAGGGGAAGGTGGCAAAGACCGCCCATTTAAGGTCACAGTGCGGTTTGTGTCGTTGGTCAGCTGGCATCTGTTGCATGAGGTCCTGATGGGACGTGGCGTCGCTGAACCGCTGGATCTCGAAAAACCAATCAGCACCAACCCAGTTCATGCTGTTGATGTGGTTCTTCGCCACCTGCCCTCCATGAA GTATACCCCTGTCGGCCGATCCTTCTTTTCCTCCCCAGAGGGCTACGACCACCCGCTCGGTGGAGGAAGAGAGGTTTGGTTTGGCTTTCATCAGTCCATACGGCCGGCAATGTGGAAAATGATGCTCAATATTGATG TGTCAGCCACTGCTTTTTATAAAGCCCAGCCAGTCATCCAGTTCATGTGTGAGGTCCTGGACATTCACAATATTGATGAGCAGCCGCGCCCACTCACTGATTCCCACAGGGTCAAATTCACCAAAGAAATCAAAG GTCTGAAAGTAGAAGTGACACACTGCGGAACAATGCGTAGGAAGTATCGAGTTTGCAACGTAACACGGCGCCCTGCAAGCCTCCAAAC TTTTCCTTTGCAACTGGAGAACGGTCAGACCGTTGAACGCACGGTGGCACAATACTTCAGAGAGAAATACAGCCTGCATCTCAAGTATCCCCACCTGCCTTGCCTGCAGGTGGGCCAAGAACAGAAACACACCTACCTGCCCCTTGAG gtaTGCAATGTTGTTGCCGGTCAGCGCTGCATTAAAAAGCTGACGGATAACCAAACATCCACCATGATAAAAGCAACAGCCCGTTCCGCCCCAGACAGACAGGAGGAAATCAGCCGGCTG GTGCGTAGTGCAAATTATGATGCTGACCCATTTGTCCAAGAGTTCCAGTTCCACATACGCGATGAGATGGCTCAGGTGACCGGCCGCGTCCTGCCGGCCCCCATGCTGCAGTATGGCGGCAGGGTGAGCTCCGAACCCTATATG AACCGCACAGTAGCCACACCCAGTCACGGGGTGTGGGACATGAGGGGGAAGCAGTTCCACACCGGTGTGGAGATCAAGATATGGGCCATTGCCTGTTTCGCCACTCAGAGGCAGTGTCGTGAAGAGATTCTCAA gAGCTTTACCGATCAGCTGCGGAAAATCTCAAAAGATGCTGGCATGCCAATTCAGGGTCAGCCGTGCTTCTGTAAATACGCCCAAGGTGCTGACAGCGTGGAGCCGATGTTCAGACACCTGAAGAACACATATCTGGGGCTGCAGCTAATCATTGTAATCCTCCCAGGGAAAACTCCCGTCTACG CTGAGGTGAAGCGGGTTGGAGACACCCTGCTGGGCATGGCCACTCAGTGTGTCCAGGTGAAGAACGTAGTTAAGACCTCACCACAGACCTTGTCCAACCTCTGCCTCAAGATCAACGTCAAACTCGGAGGCATCAACAACATCCTGGTTCCTCATCAGCG ACCTTCCGTGTTCCAGCAGCCAATCATCTTCCTCGGCGCTGACGTCACTCATCCTCCAGCAGGAGATGGGAAGAAGCCATCAATCGCAGCG gTTGTCGGTAGCATGGACGCTCACCCCAGCAGGTATTGCGCTACTGTGCGAGTCCAGAGGCCCAGACAAGAGGTCATTCAAGACTTGGCCTCCATGGTGCGAGAGCTCTTGATCCAGTTCTATAAATCCACTCGCTACAAGCCAACCAGGATTATCTTTTATAGAGATGGGGTGTCCGAAGGCCAGTTTCGACAG GTGCTATATTATGAGCTCCTAGCTATCAGAGAGGCAtgcatcagtctggaaaaggaaTACCAGCCGGGAATTACTTACATTGTTGTCCAAAAACGACATCACACTCGCCTCTTCTGTGCGGATCGCAATGAGCGG GTCGGGAGAAGCGGAAACATTCCTGCCGGTACAACAGTGGACACTGACATCACCCACCCTCATGAGTTTGACTTTTACCTCTGCAGTCATGCTGGAATCCAG GGCACAAGCAGGCCATCGCACTACCACGTGCTGTGGGACGACAACTGTTTCACCGCCGACGAGTTCCAGCTCCTGACTTATCAGCTGTGCCACACATACGTCCGCTGCACTCGCTCCGTCTCCATCCCGGCACCCGCCTACTACGCCCACCTTGTGGCCTTCCGTGCACGCTACCACCTGGTGGACAAAGAACACGACAG TGCGGAGGGCAGCCACATCTCAGGGCAAAGTAACGGCAGGGATCCTCTGGCGCTGGCCAAGGCCGTTCAGATCCACCACGACACGCTGAGGACCATGTACTTCGCCTGA